The following coding sequences are from one Clostridioides difficile ATCC 9689 = DSM 1296 window:
- a CDS encoding response regulator transcription factor, with product MNNTVLVVDDEKEIRDLIEIYLLNSGYNVIKAEDGKEALDILKKENIHLMILDIMMPKMDGIEVCRKVRESLNIPILMLSAKSEDMDKIQGIMTGADDYLTKPFNPLELTVRVKSLIRRAYYFSGANNEDKDVIKVGVVIIDKEKHSVTVAGNEIILTSREFDILYLLANNKGRVYSTEEIFEKVWKEKYYQSNNTVMVHMSRIRDKIEKYTDGEKIIHTVWGVGYKIEK from the coding sequence ATGAATAATACAGTTCTTGTTGTGGATGATGAAAAGGAAATAAGAGACCTTATAGAGATATATCTTTTAAATAGTGGATATAATGTAATTAAAGCTGAAGATGGAAAAGAGGCTCTAGATATTTTAAAAAAGGAAAATATTCATTTAATGATATTGGATATAATGATGCCTAAAATGGATGGGATAGAAGTTTGTAGAAAAGTTAGAGAAAGTTTGAATATACCAATACTTATGTTAAGTGCAAAATCAGAAGACATGGATAAAATACAAGGGATAATGACTGGTGCAGATGACTATTTGACAAAACCATTTAACCCACTTGAACTTACTGTGAGAGTGAAGTCGCTGATTAGAAGAGCATATTATTTTAGTGGTGCTAATAATGAAGATAAAGATGTCATAAAGGTTGGAGTAGTAATTATAGATAAGGAAAAACATAGTGTAACAGTGGCTGGAAATGAAATAATTTTGACATCAAGAGAATTTGATATATTATATTTACTAGCAAATAATAAAGGCAGAGTATATAGTACAGAAGAAATATTTGAAAAGGTATGGAAAGAGAAATATTACCAATCTAATAATACTGTAATGGTTCATATGAGCAGAATAAGAGATAAAATTGAAAAATATACAGATGGAGAAAAAATAATTCATACTGTATGGGGAGTAGGATATAAAATTGAAAAATAA
- a CDS encoding M15 family metallopeptidase, with amino-acid sequence MKKFKLIGAIILVVFISVFISKDRLLKKDNDPIVAAQHDSEQDVEANSQNKNHSNSISNILLVNKTNGISKNYTPENITKVNIPFVEEATEEEKQMAGEPAKAVEDLVKQANSEGIQFLGSSAYRSYDTQLDTYTRRVKSQGREKADAYVAKPGYSEHQTGLCIDLTNPERWFVGSTKEAKWLAENAHKFGFIIRYPEGKEDITGTAYEPWHIRYVGKDAAEEIYSKGLTLEEYLQNK; translated from the coding sequence ATGAAAAAATTTAAATTAATAGGAGCCATTATTTTAGTAGTATTTATAAGTGTATTTATATCTAAAGATAGATTACTTAAGAAAGATAACGATCCAATAGTAGCTGCTCAACATGATTCAGAACAAGATGTTGAGGCAAATTCTCAAAATAAAAATCACTCAAATAGTATATCAAATATATTATTGGTAAACAAGACAAATGGAATTAGCAAAAACTATACTCCTGAAAATATTACTAAGGTAAACATACCTTTTGTTGAAGAAGCAACAGAGGAAGAAAAACAAATGGCAGGAGAACCTGCAAAGGCAGTTGAAGATTTAGTTAAGCAAGCTAATTCAGAAGGAATACAGTTTTTAGGGTCTTCAGCATACAGATCTTATGATACTCAACTGGATACTTATACAAGAAGGGTAAAATCTCAGGGACGAGAAAAGGCAGATGCATATGTAGCAAAGCCTGGTTACAGTGAGCACCAAACTGGACTTTGTATTGATTTAACAAATCCAGAAAGATGGTTTGTTGGAAGTACAAAAGAAGCTAAATGGTTGGCAGAAAATGCTCACAAGTTTGGATTTATAATAAGATATCCTGAAGGTAAAGAAGATATAACAGGTACAGCATATGAACCATGGCATATTAGATATGTTGGTAAGGATGCTGCCGAGGAAATTTATTCAAAAGGATTAACTTTAGAAGAATATTTACAAAATAAATAA
- a CDS encoding tRNA 2-thiocytidine(32) synthetase TtcA, with the protein MSIQKLLSKARKAIQDFDMIQENDKIAVGLSGGKDSLTLLHILKSYQRFSPQNFELIAITLNTGGVDNSPLDKLCKEINVPFYEFQTDIKEIVFDIRQEKNPCALCANLRRGALNDNAKKLGCNKVALGHHKDDAIETFLMSMFYEGRVNCFSPKTYLDRQDLTVIRPMVYIEEYMTKKISKDSNYPIITNPCPANGHTRREYIKNLIANLNKEMPDFKRNVFGALNNSEKLFIWDKEKIKNFK; encoded by the coding sequence ATGTCTATACAAAAACTTCTAAGTAAAGCTCGTAAGGCTATACAAGATTTTGATATGATACAAGAAAATGATAAAATTGCGGTTGGACTTTCTGGTGGAAAAGATAGTTTAACTTTACTTCATATACTTAAAAGTTATCAAAGATTTTCTCCACAAAACTTTGAATTGATAGCCATAACATTAAATACTGGAGGTGTTGATAATTCTCCACTAGATAAATTGTGTAAAGAAATAAATGTTCCTTTTTATGAATTTCAAACTGACATAAAAGAAATTGTATTTGATATAAGACAAGAAAAGAATCCTTGTGCATTATGTGCTAATTTAAGAAGAGGTGCTTTGAACGATAATGCTAAAAAACTTGGATGTAATAAAGTAGCTCTTGGTCATCATAAAGATGATGCAATTGAGACATTTTTAATGTCTATGTTTTATGAGGGTAGAGTAAATTGTTTTTCCCCAAAGACATACCTAGACAGACAGGATTTAACAGTTATAAGACCTATGGTTTACATAGAAGAGTATATGACTAAGAAAATTTCAAAAGATTCTAACTATCCTATTATCACAAATCCCTGCCCTGCAAATGGTCATACTAGGAGAGAGTACATAAAAAATCTTATTGCTAATTTAAATAAAGAGATGCCTGATTTTAAAAGAAATGTATTTGGTGCTTTAAATAATTCTGAGAAATTGTTTATATGGGATAAAGAGAAGATAAAAAATTTTAAATAA
- a CDS encoding metallophosphoesterase yields the protein MKKYNISENGALIKNDTIESKSESVKVVQISDTQIGSFYSTKNLKKVANKINTLNPDIIVFTGDLIDYSNKNPSVDEITTILSSMNARLGKFSVFGNHDYMYKLPRYYRQIMKNSNFNLLVNENKKIKLKDDKYINILGVDEILNGNPNIKYLESQIDNKSFNLLLAHEPDLVDMLSKDTMNLVLSGHSHGGQIRLPIKGALVTPPYGRKYTKGFYDINGNHLYVSSGLGSTKLPFRFFNIPEIIEFNIII from the coding sequence GTGAAAAAATATAATATAAGTGAAAATGGAGCATTGATAAAAAATGATACAATTGAGAGTAAATCTGAAAGTGTAAAAGTAGTTCAAATTTCAGATACTCAAATAGGTAGTTTTTATTCAACTAAGAATCTCAAAAAAGTAGCTAATAAGATTAACACTTTGAATCCAGATATAATAGTATTTACTGGTGATTTAATTGATTACTCCAATAAAAATCCAAGTGTAGATGAAATTACAACTATTTTATCAAGTATGAATGCTAGGTTGGGAAAATTTTCAGTATTTGGCAATCATGATTATATGTATAAACTTCCTAGGTATTATAGGCAGATTATGAAAAATTCCAACTTCAATCTTTTAGTAAATGAAAATAAAAAAATAAAATTAAAAGATGATAAATATATTAATATATTAGGTGTTGATGAAATATTAAATGGAAATCCTAATATAAAATATCTGGAGAGTCAAATAGATAATAAAAGTTTTAATTTATTGTTAGCACATGAACCAGATTTAGTAGATATGCTTAGTAAAGATACAATGAATTTAGTTCTATCTGGGCATAGTCATGGTGGTCAAATAAGATTACCTATTAAGGGAGCATTAGTTACTCCTCCATATGGAAGGAAATATACTAAAGGGTTTTATGATATAAATGGAAATCATTTATATGTGAGTTCGGGTCTTGGAAGTACAAAGTTACCATTTAGATTTTTTAATATACCAGAGATAATAGAATTTAATATTATAATCTAA
- a CDS encoding SDR family oxidoreductase, translated as MKSILIMGGSDFIGSALAKRLIKCGYQIDILTNGKKEIDYNGFKEHLICDRKVRKDMENIITGRKYDYIYDMTAYTKEDVSNLIDFISMDNLKKYIVLSAGAVYKDSGRNIKEENEKGENENWGKYGLNKKEAEDFIINSPIPYIIIRPTYIYGENNNLYREYYFFEKIEKNEKIPVPKGKQVSNQFIYIGDLVKVLESIMKNPHVREAYNVTNPQLISWDDLIYTCGEIIGKEPIIKYVDMEKVEFRERTYFPFRNIDFNLDINKLIEHGLYIPNVLLKEGLTATYKWFSANKPKMHDRKMNKVESVMQIV; from the coding sequence ATGAAATCTATTTTAATTATGGGTGGAAGCGACTTCATAGGTTCTGCACTTGCTAAGCGCTTGATTAAATGTGGGTATCAAATTGATATACTTACAAATGGTAAAAAGGAAATAGATTATAATGGTTTTAAAGAACATCTAATTTGTGATAGAAAAGTTCGAAAAGATATGGAAAACATTATCACAGGAAGAAAATATGATTACATATATGATATGACAGCATATACAAAAGAAGATGTAAGTAATCTGATTGATTTTATAAGCATGGATAACTTAAAAAAGTATATAGTATTGTCAGCAGGAGCAGTATATAAAGATAGTGGAAGAAATATAAAAGAAGAAAATGAGAAAGGTGAAAATGAAAACTGGGGAAAATATGGGTTAAATAAAAAAGAGGCTGAAGATTTTATTATAAATAGCCCTATACCATATATAATTATTAGACCAACTTACATATATGGTGAAAATAATAATTTATATAGAGAGTATTATTTCTTTGAAAAAATAGAAAAAAATGAAAAGATACCAGTACCAAAAGGAAAACAAGTTAGTAATCAATTTATATATATTGGGGATTTGGTAAAGGTATTGGAAAGCATAATGAAAAATCCTCATGTAAGAGAGGCCTATAATGTGACAAATCCACAGTTAATTTCTTGGGATGACCTTATATATACATGTGGAGAAATTATTGGCAAAGAACCTATAATAAAATATGTAGATATGGAAAAAGTAGAGTTTAGAGAAAGAACGTATTTCCCATTTAGAAATATAGACTTTAATCTTGATATAAATAAGCTTATTGAACATGGGCTTTATATACCAAACGTGTTACTAAAAGAAGGTCTTACAGCAACATATAAATGGTTTTCAGCAAATAAGCCAAAAATGCATGACAGAAAAATGAACAAAGTTGAGTCTGTAATGCAAATAGTTTAA
- a CDS encoding HAD family hydrolase, translated as MKKNYEIILFDLDGTLTDPKEGITKSIQYSLNSFGIEEDLDNLEQFIGPPLHDTFKEYYKFEDKKAKEAVEKYREYFADKGIFENKIYENMKEILEMLYKNGKILLVATSKPTVFAETILRYFDIDRYFKYIAGSNLDGTRVNKNEVIQYVLDLCNVKDKDKVIMVGDRKYDIIGAKKIGIDSIGVLYGYGSFEEISESEPTYIVENVESIKDILL; from the coding sequence ATGAAGAAAAATTATGAAATAATATTGTTTGATTTAGATGGAACACTTACAGACCCTAAAGAAGGAATAACAAAGTCTATCCAGTATTCTTTAAATAGCTTTGGCATAGAAGAAGATTTGGACAACTTAGAACAATTTATAGGACCGCCATTACATGATACTTTTAAGGAATATTATAAATTTGAGGATAAAAAAGCTAAAGAAGCTGTTGAAAAGTATAGAGAATATTTTGCTGATAAAGGGATATTTGAAAATAAAATTTATGAGAATATGAAAGAGATATTAGAAATGCTCTATAAAAATGGTAAAATATTATTAGTAGCAACTTCTAAGCCAACAGTTTTTGCAGAAACTATACTTAGATATTTTGATATAGATAGATATTTTAAATATATAGCAGGTAGCAATCTTGATGGTACAAGAGTGAATAAAAATGAAGTTATACAATATGTACTAGACCTATGTAATGTAAAAGATAAAGATAAAGTTATTATGGTTGGAGATAGAAAGTATGACATAATTGGAGCTAAAAAGATAGGTATAGATTCTATTGGAGTATTGTATGGGTATGGTTCTTTTGAAGAGATTAGTGAAAGTGAACCTACTTATATTGTCGAAAATGTAGAGTCTATAAAAGATATTTTGTTATAA
- a CDS encoding ferredoxin: MKAFVDKDVCVACGACIGTCPDVFSMSDEGHSVAIEGEIPADLQDLCKEAEEGCPVSAITVK, encoded by the coding sequence ATGAAAGCATTTGTTGATAAGGATGTATGTGTAGCTTGTGGAGCATGTATAGGAACATGTCCAGACGTTTTTAGTATGAGCGATGAAGGGCATTCAGTAGCAATTGAAGGAGAAATACCAGCAGATTTACAAGATTTATGTAAAGAAGCCGAAGAAGGATGTCCAGTTTCAGCTATAACAGTTAAATAG
- a CDS encoding amidohydrolase family protein produces MKNLLIRNGTIISPTDGIKFEKRDILVLHGKIYAIGLNLKEKIRKEKLLTNKEFEIINADNMYISPGFIDVHTHCYKRKLPTGMDSDSIGIEKGSTVIFDAGTAGPSNYYDFKKKYMDECKTEVYSFLNVTNEGLNILNESTSLDVINFDKVESIVEKNIEKIKGIKVKASKFQSNESGIDIIKKSKQVAKKLNLPLVVYIGEYPSYIDEVMNILGKGDVVTPVYGNSTNGILKESGTLRKSVINAKNRGVLFDVCHGVDQFDFKVFKKAIKQGLEPDLISTDMHIKNMKDVNYSLLNVINKIMELGISLEKCIEKVTEYPTKIFDLHGNKGRIKIGGEGDFTIFTMEECNDIIKDYNNNELVLNKKLRLQYTVKSWMKSSEVYRHGYENTIIN; encoded by the coding sequence ATGAAAAATTTACTTATAAGAAATGGGACAATAATATCTCCAACAGATGGTATCAAATTTGAAAAAAGAGATATCTTGGTTTTACATGGGAAAATATATGCTATTGGATTGAACCTTAAAGAGAAAATAAGAAAAGAAAAATTACTTACAAATAAAGAGTTCGAGATAATAAATGCCGATAATATGTATATTTCCCCAGGATTTATAGATGTTCACACCCATTGTTATAAGAGAAAATTACCTACAGGTATGGATTCTGATTCAATTGGAATTGAAAAAGGTTCTACAGTTATATTTGATGCAGGTACAGCTGGTCCCTCAAACTACTATGATTTTAAAAAAAAGTATATGGATGAGTGTAAAACAGAAGTATATTCTTTTTTAAATGTTACAAATGAGGGACTAAATATATTGAATGAATCAACTTCTTTAGATGTTATAAATTTTGACAAGGTTGAGTCAATTGTAGAAAAAAATATAGAAAAGATAAAGGGTATAAAAGTAAAAGCGAGTAAATTTCAATCTAATGAAAGTGGTATAGATATAATTAAGAAATCAAAGCAAGTTGCTAAAAAATTAAATTTACCCTTAGTGGTATATATAGGAGAGTATCCATCATATATAGATGAAGTAATGAATATTTTGGGAAAAGGAGATGTGGTTACACCGGTATATGGAAATAGTACAAATGGAATCCTTAAAGAATCTGGCACATTAAGAAAATCAGTAATAAATGCAAAGAATAGAGGAGTATTGTTTGATGTATGTCATGGAGTGGACCAATTTGATTTTAAAGTTTTTAAAAAAGCAATAAAGCAAGGTTTAGAGCCTGACCTAATAAGTACTGATATGCATATAAAAAACATGAAAGACGTAAACTATTCTCTTTTAAATGTTATAAATAAAATTATGGAACTTGGGATATCCCTAGAAAAGTGTATAGAAAAAGTAACTGAATACCCAACAAAGATTTTCGATTTACATGGAAATAAAGGCAGAATAAAGATTGGTGGAGAAGGTGATTTTACAATATTTACAATGGAGGAGTGTAATGATATTATAAAAGACTACAATAATAATGAACTTGTTTTAAATAAAAAATTAAGATTGCAATATACTGTAAAATCATGGATGAAAAGCAGTGAAGTTTATAGACATGGATACGAAAATACTATAATAAACTAA
- a CDS encoding SufB/SufD family protein has translation MNKIDLNLLEKVAELRGTPLGAYNIRKNGQGVERHSTENVTIIPKTDKPGIDIIVKPNTKGENVHIPVIVTEAGVQDMVYNDFEIGENADVVIIAGCGIHNCGCDDSEHNGIHRFFLRKGARLKYVEKHYGEGDGEGKRILNPVTIVNMDEDSYCEMETIQIKGVDSTKREMDANLGKGAKIVVFEKLLTHGNQVAESNMKVILEGENSSAQVVSRTVGQDNSKQKFNPCVIGDSLCSAHVQCDSIIMGNSQISAIPEIAANHPDALLVHEAAIGKIAGDQILKMMTLGLTEEEAEQQILNCFLK, from the coding sequence ATGAACAAAATAGATTTAAATCTTTTAGAAAAAGTTGCTGAACTTCGTGGAACTCCATTAGGAGCATACAATATACGTAAAAATGGGCAAGGAGTAGAGAGACATTCAACTGAAAATGTAACTATAATTCCTAAAACTGATAAACCTGGAATAGATATTATAGTAAAGCCAAATACAAAAGGAGAAAATGTACATATACCAGTAATAGTAACAGAGGCTGGTGTACAGGATATGGTATATAATGATTTTGAAATTGGAGAAAATGCAGATGTTGTTATAATTGCTGGGTGTGGTATACATAACTGTGGTTGTGATGATAGTGAACATAATGGTATACATAGATTTTTCTTACGTAAAGGAGCTCGCCTAAAATATGTAGAAAAACATTATGGTGAAGGTGATGGAGAAGGAAAGAGAATTTTAAATCCAGTTACTATTGTCAATATGGATGAGGATTCATATTGTGAAATGGAAACAATTCAAATTAAGGGTGTAGATTCAACTAAAAGAGAAATGGATGCAAACCTAGGTAAAGGAGCTAAAATAGTTGTATTTGAGAAATTATTAACTCATGGTAATCAAGTTGCAGAATCTAATATGAAGGTTATCTTAGAGGGTGAAAACTCTTCTGCTCAAGTAGTTTCTCGTACAGTTGGGCAAGATAATTCTAAGCAAAAGTTTAATCCTTGTGTTATTGGGGATTCCCTTTGTTCTGCACATGTTCAATGTGATTCAATAATTATGGGAAATTCTCAAATTAGTGCTATACCTGAAATTGCTGCAAATCATCCAGATGCTCTTTTAGTACATGAAGCAGCTATTGGAAAGATTGCAGGAGACCAAATACTAAAGATGATGACATTAGGTCTTACTGAAGAAGAAGCCGAGCAACAAATACTTAATTGCTTCTTAAAGTAA
- a CDS encoding ABC transporter ATP-binding protein encodes MLEIKNLSFNVESNNEELGIINDVSLSFERGKLIVITGPNGGGKSTIAKLIMGIEKATSGQIILDGEDITNLSITERAKKGIGYAFQQPPRIKGMTVENLLTLAHGKPLSTDVCCQYLTDVGLCSKDYLNREVDNSLSGGEMKRIEIATLFARDLKVSIFDEPEAGIDLWSFGKLNESFKKIHEESNQTIIIISHQERILELADEIIVLQDGSVKSHGTKEAILPEIMCQVNSSCELMKDMN; translated from the coding sequence ATGCTTGAAATAAAAAATCTTTCCTTTAATGTTGAGTCTAACAATGAGGAACTAGGAATAATAAATGATGTTAGCCTTTCATTTGAGAGGGGAAAACTTATTGTTATCACAGGTCCAAATGGTGGAGGAAAATCTACAATTGCTAAGCTTATTATGGGAATTGAAAAAGCTACGAGTGGTCAGATAATTTTAGATGGAGAAGATATAACAAATCTTAGTATTACAGAAAGAGCAAAAAAAGGAATAGGATACGCATTTCAACAACCACCAAGAATAAAAGGTATGACAGTTGAAAATTTACTTACACTTGCTCATGGAAAACCATTGTCTACTGATGTATGTTGCCAATACCTTACAGATGTTGGATTGTGTTCAAAAGACTATTTAAATCGTGAAGTTGATAACTCTCTTTCTGGAGGGGAAATGAAAAGAATTGAGATAGCAACTCTTTTTGCTAGAGATTTAAAGGTTTCTATATTTGATGAACCTGAAGCAGGGATAGACCTTTGGAGCTTTGGAAAACTCAATGAAAGTTTTAAGAAAATACATGAAGAGTCTAATCAGACTATAATCATAATTTCTCACCAAGAAAGAATATTAGAGTTAGCTGATGAAATAATTGTTCTACAAGATGGTTCAGTAAAAAGCCATGGAACAAAAGAGGCTATATTACCTGAAATCATGTGTCAAGTTAATTCAAGTTGTGAATTAATGAAAGACATGAATTAA
- a CDS encoding VOC family protein: MINKIGKITLYVNNQEDAKLFWTEKLNFVVTYEKEMGPNMKWVEVAPSKNEFTTFVLYDKNLMMKQNKEINVSHPSIILSTRDINGTYEQMANNEVEVGELMEMPYGRMFSFKDQDGNDYLVREDK, encoded by the coding sequence ATGATAAATAAAATAGGAAAAATAACTCTCTATGTAAATAATCAAGAGGATGCAAAGTTATTTTGGACAGAAAAATTGAACTTTGTAGTAACTTATGAAAAGGAAATGGGTCCAAATATGAAATGGGTGGAAGTAGCACCAAGTAAAAATGAATTTACAACATTTGTGTTGTATGATAAAAATCTAATGATGAAGCAAAACAAAGAGATAAATGTATCTCATCCATCAATAATTTTAAGTACAAGAGATATTAATGGAACTTATGAACAAATGGCAAATAACGAGGTTGAGGTTGGGGAATTAATGGAGATGCCATATGGAAGGATGTTTTCTTTTAAAGACCAAGATGGAAATGATTATTTGGTTAGAGAGGATAAATAA
- a CDS encoding MATE family efflux transporter has product MFIRKNVIKLAIPIMIEQTFVMLLGVFNTMMAGHIGEEAVSAVGMVDSINNIFISVFAALSVGATVVVAQQIGKKDGEKVNETIKQALVSGVILSFTITILMWVFRTGVINLFYGSAEELVKSNAKLYIEFTLFTYPFIATQQIANGILRGCGDVKKPMYVTMFMNIVNVTLGYILIYGIDLNPLGINLQTPSYGITGAAISIAIARIIGCIVIIRVLFKGNEFISMGKIFPFKIDVETQKSIFNIGIPAGVEQLLFNAGKLIVQVFIVTMGTSAIASNAIGMSIASIINVIGNALALSATTLVGQYIGRGDIKGAKSTLLYLTKFATICLFIVGAIFIPIAPWISSMYTQNASVIDISTQLIRSDCLAMVIWPISFVLSAGLKGAGDTRYTMMTAVIGMWIFRIFTGYVLGVVLEFGVLGIWIGMYTDWLVRGTLYCLRLRGTKWLKHKVA; this is encoded by the coding sequence ATGTTTATAAGGAAAAATGTTATAAAGTTAGCAATTCCTATAATGATAGAGCAGACGTTTGTCATGCTTTTAGGAGTATTTAATACAATGATGGCAGGTCATATTGGGGAAGAAGCTGTATCTGCAGTTGGAATGGTTGATTCAATAAACAATATATTTATATCTGTATTTGCTGCACTATCTGTTGGAGCTACTGTTGTTGTAGCTCAACAAATAGGAAAAAAAGATGGTGAAAAGGTGAATGAAACTATTAAGCAGGCTCTAGTGTCTGGAGTAATATTATCCTTTACAATAACAATATTGATGTGGGTTTTTAGAACTGGTGTAATTAATTTATTTTATGGTTCCGCAGAAGAATTGGTAAAATCAAATGCAAAATTATACATAGAGTTTACATTATTTACGTATCCATTTATTGCGACACAACAAATAGCAAATGGTATTTTAAGAGGGTGTGGAGATGTAAAGAAACCTATGTATGTGACTATGTTTATGAATATAGTAAATGTAACATTAGGATATATACTTATATATGGTATTGATTTAAATCCTCTAGGAATAAATTTGCAAACACCATCCTATGGCATAACAGGTGCAGCTATATCTATTGCTATAGCTAGAATAATTGGATGTATAGTAATTATAAGAGTTTTATTTAAAGGAAACGAATTTATATCTATGGGTAAAATATTTCCATTTAAGATTGATGTTGAAACTCAAAAGTCTATATTTAATATAGGAATACCAGCTGGAGTTGAACAACTACTTTTTAATGCAGGTAAATTGATTGTTCAAGTATTTATAGTTACTATGGGAACATCAGCAATTGCATCCAATGCAATAGGAATGTCAATTGCATCCATAATAAATGTAATTGGGAATGCTTTAGCTTTGTCTGCTACAACCTTGGTGGGACAGTATATAGGACGTGGAGATATTAAAGGAGCTAAGAGTACTTTATTATATTTAACTAAATTTGCAACAATTTGTTTATTTATAGTAGGAGCTATATTTATACCAATTGCACCTTGGATTTCAAGTATGTATACTCAAAATGCTAGTGTAATTGACATCTCAACACAATTAATTCGAAGTGATTGTTTAGCTATGGTAATATGGCCTATATCCTTTGTATTATCAGCAGGGCTAAAGGGAGCCGGTGATACTAGATATACAATGATGACTGCAGTAATAGGTATGTGGATTTTTAGAATTTTTACAGGTTACGTATTGGGGGTTGTATTAGAATTTGGAGTGTTAGGAATTTGGATAGGTATGTATACTGATTGGCTTGTTAGAGGGACTTTATATTGTTTAAGATTAAGAGGAACAAAGTGGCTAAAACACAAAGTTGCATAG
- a CDS encoding staygreen family protein — translation MVNLNANNLNVNMVYPISSTAPIRFRRYTVSYLENMENIYLTIATYFDTLGLGTMNIDKVYGQWAWFTDNIYDLNLFVFVGNYPYQIAKNRYDTFVDILPVAITSIVNGDRVFLISNPCLLNSKITVRFISSHPTLNRTVDYGNIRDFIF, via the coding sequence TTGGTTAATTTAAATGCAAATAATCTAAATGTAAATATGGTTTATCCTATTTCTTCCACAGCACCCATACGTTTCAGAAGATATACTGTTTCATATTTAGAAAACATGGAAAATATTTATTTAACTATAGCAACATACTTTGATACACTTGGTTTAGGCACAATGAATATCGACAAAGTTTATGGTCAATGGGCTTGGTTTACTGATAATATATATGATTTAAATCTATTTGTTTTTGTAGGAAATTATCCTTATCAAATTGCTAAAAACAGATATGATACATTTGTAGATATTTTGCCAGTAGCTATTACTTCTATTGTCAATGGAGATAGAGTATTTTTAATTTCAAATCCTTGTTTGTTAAATTCAAAAATTACAGTTAGATTTATATCTAGTCATCCTACTCTTAATAGAACAGTTGATTATGGCAATATTAGAGATTTTATTTTTTAA
- a CDS encoding DUF488 family protein, translated as MEIFAIGHSNYPYDKLINMIKKYDINCVVDIRETPYSKYNIQYNKEAFNESLRNSGFLYIYMGKEFGAKRTNKDVYTQEGYADFEKVAKEDIFLNGIERLKKGCQMGYRIVLLGAMQEPIRCHRSILVGKVLNKEGFDVKYIMHEGNLAYQEDIEESLLDKYFSDRKQLSIDNLLGSALTREEMIQEGYKLANKEIGYRTEKLGK; from the coding sequence ATGGAAATATTCGCAATAGGACATTCAAATTATCCATATGATAAGCTTATTAATATGATAAAAAAATATGACATAAATTGTGTAGTTGACATTAGAGAAACTCCATATTCTAAATATAATATTCAATACAATAAAGAGGCATTTAACGAATCTCTTAGAAATTCCGGATTTTTATATATATACATGGGAAAAGAATTTGGAGCTAAAAGAACTAATAAAGATGTATATACGCAAGAAGGTTATGCAGATTTTGAGAAAGTAGCAAAAGAAGATATTTTTTTAAACGGAATAGAAAGATTAAAAAAGGGTTGTCAAATGGGTTATAGGATAGTTTTATTAGGAGCTATGCAAGAACCTATAAGATGTCATAGAAGTATCTTGGTGGGAAAAGTATTAAATAAAGAAGGTTTTGATGTAAAATATATAATGCATGAAGGAAATTTGGCATATCAGGAAGATATAGAGGAATCATTATTGGATAAGTATTTTAGTGATAGAAAGCAACTGAGTATTGACAATTTATTAGGGAGTGCATTAACGAGAGAAGAAATGATACAAGAAGGTTATAAGCTAGCTAATAAAGAAATAGGATATAGAACTGAGAAACTAGGTAAATAA